The proteins below come from a single Mercenaria mercenaria strain notata chromosome 3, MADL_Memer_1, whole genome shotgun sequence genomic window:
- the LOC128555799 gene encoding A disintegrin and metalloproteinase with thrombospondin motifs 10-like: MVRHVYCMTSDKGMYLDDSECETSRKPATIATCVKMACPQPQWFVHEWTECAGRCEEGWQRRQVECKTHDGEISDQCDLNSRPIDARRCEMSCEEELATQDECIDNYNFAYCPLVLKFRFCDREYFLKMCCKTCQISGAAGYS, translated from the exons ATGGTCCGCCATGTTTATTGCATGACAAGTGACAAGGGAATGTATCTTGATGACAGCGAATGCGAGACCAGCCGGAAACCAGCAACGATCGCCACGTGCGTCAAGATGGCGTGTCCTCAGCCACAGTGGTTCGTCCATGAATGGACAGAA TGTGCAGGTCGATGCGAGGAAGGTTGGCAGCGACGTCAGGTCGAGTGTAAGACCCACGATGGTGAGATCAGTGATCAATGTGATCTCAACAGCCGTCCTATAGATGCGAGGAGGTGTGAAATGTCTTGCGAGGAAGAACTGGCTACACAGGATG agtgCATTGACAACTACAACTTTGCATATTGTCCACTGGTGCTAAAGTTTCGATTCTGTGACAGGGAGTATTTCTTGAAGATGTGCTGTAAAACCTGTCAAATTTCTGGCGCTGCAGGGTACAGCTAA